A window of the Artemia franciscana chromosome 3, ASM3288406v1, whole genome shotgun sequence genome harbors these coding sequences:
- the LOC136025191 gene encoding V-type proton ATPase 16 kDa proteolipid subunit c — translation MVLSEESPIYGPFFGVMGAASAMIFSAFGAAYGTAKSGTGIAAMSVMRPELIMKSIIPVVMAGIIAIYGLVVAVLIAGKLKSPSDGYTLYNGFLHLGAGLAVGLSGLAAGFAVGIVGDAGVRGTAQQPRLFVGMILILIFAEVLGLYGLIVAIYMYTK, via the exons ATGGTTCTTTCAGAGGAAAGTCCTATCTATGGACCTTTTTTTGGAGTAATGGGAGCTGCATCTGCCATGATATTCAGTG CCTTTGGTGCAGCTTATGGAACAGCAAAATCAGGAACTGGTATTGCAGCCATGTCAGTTATGCGACCTGAGCTGATTATGAAAAGTATCATTCCAGTGGTCATGGCTGGTATTATTGCTATTTATGGGCTGGTAGTTGCAGTTTTAATTGCTGGTAAACTGAAATCACCTAGTGATGGCTACACGCTTTATAA tGGATTTTTGCATCTTGGCGCAGGTTTGGCCGTGGGTCTTAGTGGATTAGCTGCTGGGTTTGCTGTTGGTATTGTAGGTGATGCTGGGGTGCGTGGCACTGCTCAGCAGCCTCGACTGTTCGTCGGTATGATtcttatcttaatttttgctGAAGTCTTAGGTCTCTACGGCTTGATTGTTGCCATCTACATGTACACAAAGTAG